The window CTTTCTTCATTTAATTGCCATGGTTTTTCATTTAAAAAGAAAAGGTTTTCTACTTTTAAGCCAAGACAACGAGCAGCACTTATTGTTTCTTTTCTTCTTATTTTAGAGAACTTATCCGATTGAAATTGCAGACATTCTGCATCCCCGTTTGTTATATAAATAACAAATACTTCATTGCCTTTCTCTAAATGCTTAACCATACTGCCTCCGCACCCGATAAGGTCATCATCGGGATGAGGGGCGACAACCAAGATTCTCGAAGCTCTGCTTTTTTTATTTTTCATCTCTCATAACCTCCTTTCAAGGATTTTTCATTTTATTATACTATTATAAAGAACTTTTAATATCATAGCATATTTTTTAACTTTTGTCAACCCCCTACTACGCAAAGAAGCTCTTGCTTTTTTATTTTTTCAGATTATAATTTAATATATGCTTTAAAATGGCTTTTTTAATTAATAATTTTTATGGAGATTAAAGAAGGGAGAGAAATTAATTACTTAGAGCATCTAGGCCTTAAAGCTGAACCAGATATTATTTTGTGTCTGGACGCCGGTATTGCGGAAAGAAAGGTTGATGGAAAAACGAGATGGTCGCCAACTTCTTATCGCGATGAAACAGCTAATTTCCCCGAAAAATCAACTGATAATAGTAAATTTGACTATAAAATACGCACCACTGAGCAAGGATTGGCCATGATTGGCAGTGGCGGAGGCAAGGCTAATATTTTAGCTTCAACTGAACTTTATAATCATTTTCATAAACCAATTATAGTTAACAGTCATTCTGTTCTTGAAGCCCCGCCCAACTTACCTCAACCGCCAGAAGAACATTGGCAAATTTACCAAGAGGCCCTAGAAAAAAAGGGCGTATTGCTTGAAAATATTTTATTAGAAAAAGAATCAACCAGTACTATAGAAGAATTGATTAAAGCTATAGAGATAATTAATGCTCAAAATAGAAAAAAAATGCTTATTGTGGCCAATGAGATGCATTTGCCGCGTGTAAAAA is drawn from Patescibacteria group bacterium and contains these coding sequences:
- a CDS encoding YdcF family protein; this translates as MEIKEGREINYLEHLGLKAEPDIILCLDAGIAERKVDGKTRWSPTSYRDETANFPEKSTDNSKFDYKIRTTEQGLAMIGSGGGKANILASTELYNHFHKPIIVNSHSVLEAPPNLPQPPEEHWQIYQEALEKKGVLLENILLEKESTSTIEELIKAIEIINAQNRKKMLIVANEMHLPRVKKMYEYLTNPESAKTKLKYILSILSADYKKIMNYTVNGSVENPQITFDNDSFFKQANEVLIDFVAAEDVLSLNNPHYKSLFEKVRQNSYYQKRVEMEKKGIAQLEQGTYAKPK